The DNA region TGATGGCAGTCTATATCGAAGAAATGAGACGAACAGTTCAAGCAGACAGGATCTCAATTCTTACTTATGACAGGCTTGTTTCTTACTATCAAGCATTGGGCTTCACACATTTGGGCAAGAGTCAGTCTGAATATGCAGGGGTTGCGTGGCATGACTTGGTATGTTTTGCTTAGATAATCAACTACGGAAAATTACTGACTTTGTTTTCAGTCGTATGAATTTTGTACAATCTAGACACGCACGCAGTAGCCCAACTACTTGCTCGCGCTTTGCTGAGTCCCTAAGTCCCTCGCTCTGGCATGAGAAGACAACAATATGCATACTGGCGTTGTGCTTTCCAGCTAGAAGCTTTTGACTGATTGGGTTCGGTACTTTGCCGTCTGCTTCTTTGCATCACTCTTCGCGAGTTTCTCTTCACGTAAAATGTTCCAATAGATTAACCACAATCAATAGAGCAAGTATGTCGAACGCTCGCTCGCCGCTGCAGATACTGTAGCAAAAGACCGCGTCTTGCTCAAGGTCTGGTGACTGCAGATTGTGCCAAGCATTAGAGTTTCGTCTCATGATGTCATGAATCATGTGCGCTATGTCTCAACGAGTGTCACACAACAGACGTCTAATTTGACACGTTGGTGTTCTTTTCGGCCAGATGAATAGCCGTGGTTGCCTCTAGAGGCATCGGTATATTTTCCTAGACAACACATCCCCATCTTGTACACATCACCGCAAATATGGTTCGAACTATTGAGCTATACAACGAAGAATTCCACATTCACGTCGACAGGGCCACTGGAGCCGTTCTGGAGATCCTAGATCCCCGTGCCGAAGTCCCTTTGAATTGGGTCAGCTCTCCGGCCAACGCACCTTGGCAGCCTCTGGGTAGTCGTTGGGGCTTGGGATTCGCAGACCTGGGTGCTAATCTACTTCATCGACTTTTCTGGAACAGTCCCCGCATCGACACATCTCTTGGCCGCGATATCACAGTCGCAACTTATCATGCTGGGCCCTTGGAGCTTGTTGTCCGCCGACATCTCAACAGCCGGACACAGTCTTTCACGGAGACTTACGAGTTCCGCAACCAGGGCACCATTCCACTCAATCTTTCGGCAACAGGAGAGACATCATTTGCAATTTACACCCCATTCAACGACCACTACACCAACACTTCGGATGCACTCCGTTCTCGTACGCATGCCCATTTGTGGGTCAATGGGGGCAGTTCAGCATGGGTGAAACTGAGCCAGATGGGAGGTCATGGCCGGGATTTGGGTCTGGTACTCACGAGAGGCTCGTTGTCCGGCTACAGCATTGAGTCTCGGGATGAAGTGACTCATTCCAACACTCGGGGCGTGTTTCTCCTTCATCCTTCCATACCCGTTCTCGAACCAGGGCAGTCAAGCATCATCGAGTGGACTTTGTTCTGGCACAATGACTGGGACAACTTTTTCGCCCAGTGCGCCCGCCGATCGAGTCAGTTTATCCACTTCGATATTCCAAAGCATACACTGGTGTGTGGGGAATCCGTCAAGGTTCGAATGACGGGTGACGCTGCTGCCATCAACTCGGCAACAACGGTGAATGGTCAGAGAGTGCAACAAGATGGCTCAAGCTTTGCCTTTTTTCATCATGCTGGAGATATGGGCCAAAAGACTCTGCGCGTTATCACTGGTCAAGGGGGTGACCAGAAGGAGTCAATTGTTTACCTCAACACCGTTCCCCGTTTTGATGATCTCATCAAGCGTCGAATCGAATTCATTGTCGAGAAACAACAAGTAAGGGATGCCGACAACCTTCTTCACGGGGCTTATGTTGTCTATGATAATCAAGCCGAAGCATTTCCTTTCTACGAAACTCAGCAAGATCGGAATGCTGGGCGCGAGCGGGTTGGCATGGGTGTCCTCATTGGTCGCTGGCTGAAGAAAACACCGGAGAGCACGCTGAGAGGGTCATTCATGGCATACTACACATTTGTGTGCACAAAACTTCAGGATGATAGTGGATTTGTTTTCGATGCCCCGTTCGGAACTGGCACATACAAGAACAAGCGCCTATACAACTGGCCTTGGGTGTTACAGCTACATCTAGTTGCCGCAACAATCGGTATTCCCGCTATTTCTGGTAAATCCCCGATCACCAGGTTCATGGAAACACTAGAACGCTTCTACGATGAAGGCGGTGCGTCCCTCTATGCTATCGGCTTGCCCATTCTCGAAGGCCTCCGAGCTCTGAAGGCAGCAGGAGACGAGAAATCCTTCAATAGGGCGAAGAATTTGTTCGTCTCACACGGCCAGAAAATTCTGCAGCGAGGAACGAACTACCCACCCTTTGAGGTCAACTTTGAGCAATCTATCGTTGCCCCTGCTGCAATCATACTACTGGAGCTTTATCGGGCAACAGGGGACACGATCTGGCTCTCGGCGGCTAAGCTACAAATTGAGGTGCTTCTCCGATTTGCCGGAAAGCAGCCAGACTATCGACTTTACGACGTTTCTATCCGACACTGGGATGGTCACTGGTTCGGAAAGGATCGTACTTGGGGAGATACATTCCCCCATTATTGGAGCACTCTGAATGCCATCGCATTGCACCATTTCAGCAAAGTGACTGGAGACGTTTCGTACGAGGACCAGTCCGACGGCATCTTGCGAGCCAACTTTTCTCTTTTCACGCCTGAAGGCAGAGGATCTTGTGCATGGATTTACCCTCGGTCTGTAAATGGTCAGCTGGCTCACTACAAAGATCCTTATGCCAACGACCAAGATTGGGCGTTGGCACATCTTTTGCAAATCGAGGACGACAATACTTGGGAGGAAAAAGGAACAATTATTCTATAGAAGTACAGTACCTTTTTGACTATCTAGAAAGGACCATCGAAGGGTAGCATGTCTAGGATAAACTCGAGGTCTGACTCATATTCCTAAAGATTGCATTAAGATTTCCTTTTTCTCGGGCCCTGCTTAAGCTGCTAGCATTCTATCACATAGAAAAAGGTTCCCGAGGCAGCTTGACGCTAAAAACACTttaaagtattataattTACGGCCTTCCTGAGCCGCATCAGATAAGCTTGCCACAGATTGCTGTCGTTGCAGGTTAATGGGACTAATAGCTTGGTAAATTCCAATTTAGCCACAATCTTTGCCGGTTCCCTCTTCCTTCCCAATCAAAATACGTACTGAAATTGGTCCCGAAAAGTTGCACTGTGTTCTTTAGTGATGATCCTGCGCTTTTAACGCGATCCCTCTGCATAATgtcatcatcgacagcgTTGTATTCCGGCAGCTATTATCACTTGGCAGCCGGGGCCACTGGATCATCTCCTCGTTCCTTCGGGGCTGTTATGTTTCATCTTTCAGAAAATAATGCACAAAAATATAGGGAATGGGCCACAAGGCTGCTGATAGTATTTAATTTTCTATGGAAGCTTCGTCGAAAACCAAGCACATAATCGATGGGTGGGTTTAGCCAGCCCAGTGAACTCCGGACAAGTGAACAAGACGTGGGGGCGAATAACGTTTCGTGCTGCCAATATGTGAATAAGATTTGAAAGCTGTCATTGCCCTTACTGCTGATGCCATTTGCCAAGATGGCTTTCCAGGGATCACAGCCAACCAGATTTCGCAACCTGACGACGAGAAATGGCACAATATATCGGTATTCTAACGTGACATGGTCGGCCATATCCAATGTGGCATACTAACCTCGTGGTCGGTGGTAGTGTCGTAAGTCCAGTGAAGTCATGGATCTGAAGCAATTAAAACCCCGACTAGTGCCCGTTGCTTTGAGGAAAAGTTATGAGTTTCGACAAGTTTGACATCACTTGTCACTGAAGATTCCCTATAAACGCAAGTGTACCATGGCCCTCAACCCAGACAGCGTCCAGACTTCGAAGTCTACACCGACAAATGACTCTGGAGTCCAAAATGCAAACGAGAAAGTCGTTAGGGTCTCGGACTCTGAAACCACTCAAAAGATTCGCCACCGTATCTTGGAGGAGCGAGCAGGTGATCGTGTTGCGGAAAAGCCTTATACTAATATTTCGAGTCTGTGGCGCCGGCAAACCATCTCGCACAAGCCGGACGAGATCGCAACCCAACCTTCGGTATTCGACGACCCCCAGTTGGCTGTTTACTTTCAGCCGTCTGAAAATTACGAGAACCGGCATCGTTTTGACCCCGACTTCCGATGGACCTGGGCAGAAGAGACTCCCTTGGTCAAGAAGATTGACTGGAGAGTCACCGCTTGGTCTTgcgtcgccttcttcgccctcgacctGGACCGGTCCAACATCAGCCAAGCCAATTCAGACAACTTCCTTGATGATCTTGGGCTTGACACCAATGACTACAATTTTGGTCAAACTGTATTCAGGGTCTCATTTCTTCTGGCTGAGCTGCCCAGTCAGTTGATCAGTAAGAAGATTGGACCGTAAGTGGTCTTCCCATGTGATTCACAAAGTCACGCTGACAAGCAAGGGAACTAGTGACCGCTGGATCCCGGCACAAATGATACTTTGGAGCATTGTTAGCGCAGCCCAATTCTGGCTCAATGGACGTTTGTCTTTTCTTGCAACTCGTGCCTTGATCGGGATGCTTCAAGGTGGCTTCATCCCTGATGTTATCTTGGTAGGCATTTACCATTCTTCACAGGATTCTGCATCAGTCGCCTAGGCTTACCTTTTATCAATTTCTTGTTATAGTACATGTCATACTTCTTTAAAAGCACTGAACTGCCGTTCAGACTGGCGCTGTTTTGGATGGCGAATCGTTTGACCGATGTCATCGCCCCCTTACTAGCGTACGGGCTTCTCCGATTGCGAGGGTACCACGGATATGAAGGTTGGCGCTGGTAAGGTCGAGTTACGTTCCATCCGTGCCACAGTCACTAAAAAAActccaggctgtttcttttAGAAGGTATCCTGACACTGGTGATTGGGATATGGTCCGTGTTCATCATGGTGCCATCCCCAACTCAGACCAGGGCGCCTTGGCGGCCTAAAGGCTGGTTCACGGAGCATGAGGAAAAGATCATGGTCACCCGTATACTTCGAGACGATCCCTCCAAGAGCGACATGCATAATCGTCAGGCCATTACATTCAAGATGCTTTGGGAGTCCTTGTGCGACTATGACTTGTGGCCTATCTACATTATCGGGCTCACATTCGGTGTTCCGGCTGGACCACCTGACCAGTACCTTACTCTTACACTGCGACAACTTGGATTCGACACTTTCGATACGAACCTTCTCAGCATTCCATGCCAAGTTACAACCACGCTGAACGTAAGACTGCGCAATGGTTGCGGGTATTCTCAAAAATAGCTAACCAAGGATGACACAGATGTTGCTGTTGACATGGTTCTCGGAGAGAATCAATCAGCGGGCCCTGCTTGGCGGTTTCGTTCAGTTGTGGCTCTTACCATGCGTGATTGCCCTTGCGGTCATACCATCCGATGTCAATCGATGGGCCTCATATGCATTGGTGATTGTGCTGCTGTCTTACCCCTCGCCCCATCCCATGTGAGTCGTCTCAACCATCTGTCTATTCAAAAGACCGTGTTAATGTTTTTTTGCCATCTAGGCAAGTTGGTTGGGCAAGCCGCAATTCAAATACTGTCAGGACAAGGACAGTATCGGCGGCGCTATACAATATGTCGGTACAGATACAGTCCATTATCAGCGCTAATATCTACCGGCGAGACGATCGCCCGCAGTATCGCCGCGGCAACAGGGTTTTGGTTGGAATTGCCAGTTTGAACATCGTGGTGTACGCATGCGCCAAGTTCTACTATGTTTGGAGAAACAAGCAGCGAGACCAGATTTGGGACGCCATGTCACCAGAGGAGCGTCAGCGATATTTGGATACTACCACAGACAAGGGCAGCAAGAGACTGGACTTCAGATTTGTGAGTTGAGTTTCTGCTTATTGACTGGGTGTTGGGTAGCGGGTTTGCCTTGCAGAAGTGTCAGGTAGCAGCGATGATCTTCTGCCACATCGGGTCTTCCAATTTGCACATGGAAGGACGTTTGTTGTGTTCCCAGGATTTTATCAATGCGGTTCAGCGGGTGGGGGTTCAATTGGGGCCAGCGGACACGCATCCGTGTTACCCGGTCTCTTCGGAACCAGGATCAACACCTGACGCAATCTGACCCAACACGGCGAAGTGGGAACGGACAAAGTGAAGCCATGATGGATCTTGGTATTGTCCGAACGCCATAGATCTGTCTAGTCTATGTCATATGGGGTTCTGTTGATGGCGATAACAACGGGCAGTGTGACAAGGCTTCCGTTGAACCTTGCTCAAAGTTAAGATACTTTCCAGGGCCCTGCATCACCAGACAGAGCGTGTTAGCAGTCTTTCATAGTGTTTCAAAACCTGCCAGTCGCAAGGCACATTTCCACACCAAAAATCAAGAAGATAACTGGCATAAGCAGAAGGAGCACCGCCTGTCATTCAGCCAGAAACGCACGTACAAGCAAGCTGTTTGGGTGCGAGTGGATTATCCTTTCCCCTAAACAGGACCGGAAGGCAAAACGGGTGGGGAAGATTCTTGAGACAATCAATTCCCTATTGGAGAATAGTGTGTCTTGTCTGTTGCTACTGGCTCCAGTCCACCACCATGTTCGAGGTCCATTCTTCAATGATTCCCACCACTCGCTGGACGTAACTGAGCTTTCCCCTGGTCCTGCCAGCAGAATCTAAGTCCTAACATCCGTGCTAGTCCTCTTCCCCTGAGATGATTGACTTTCAAACTTCCTCACCATTCGACCTGCATTAGTACCGAAATGCCTGCCTCCGGATACGGCACGTCTTGCTTACTGCTTTGGTCAGTCAGCTTGCCGGTGCCCTTTCTTCCAGCGGACTGAGTGGAACCGTCTCCTCCGACACAGTCAGACAGATTGCCAAGGAAGGCGTAAGCTGTCCTTCTTTTAGCAAGAAGTGTCTCCATACTGGTGAATATTTTGTCGTTTTGCGCTGGTCAAGCATAATAAAGGAACTGTTCGCACGGGTATCAAATTGCCTAAGCCGGCTCTTCAGGTTCACGCTTCTTAAGAGCATGAAGTAGGTAGAGTATGTAGCATTATCCTGTCAAGGCCCAACAAGTAAATGCATTTGCCGATGGGAATAAGAGCTCCTCTCGCCCGAATCCGACGCTTCGACCCTCCAAGATGCAATGTTACGTCGGGATACAATGATGCATCCATGTAGGCAAATGTTGCTCCTGTCTCTTTTTGTCCGAATTTGATCCAGGCAACGATATGGCCCCCAAATCTTTCCAATCCTTCCATCGTGGTGGATTTGGTTCCCTGCCGCACCTCGTGGGAAGCCGGTCGTTCACTCAGGGGAATCGGAATGGCGCTGTTTGAGGAGGCGGCCCACCGTCACCCTACGAGTTGAACTCCTTGGCGAAAGAATCTCCCGAGGTTCAAGAGTGAAGAGTCTTTTAATTTCTTCGGGTCTTATGCGGGGGAATGATTCCAGCCGGTGGGTTTCTCGGTCGACCAACTTGATTCAGCTACTTCACCGGTCGCTAGTTGAGGCTAACACACACTAAGAGAGTGGCGTGTGAGGCTGGATTACCCGAGATGTGGTTCGCCCCATCTCCCGACATTGTTGACACATGGGTTGACAGGTCGTGCCCGCTTTCATCCCGGCCCAACAACATCCATCGCTTGAAGATCCAGCTCGAATACGGCATAGGTTCGTGGCCATGCTAGGGTTGTATTCTTCAAGGTTCTGCGCAGCTATGCGTATGACAATCAGGGGTGCCGGTGCCTCCCCGTTCCCTCCGCGCCGCACGGCAGCAACTGTGCAATGCTAAGCATACGCGCCAGGTCAGCGCAATTTTGTGGTTTTTGCCCAGGGACGCATATCTTCAACAAGGTCCCTCCCCATCCGTCTTCGTTTCTGTCAGAATGGAGAACCCTTAGAACGACGTCCGATCTTGCGGCTCCTCTCAGCCCCTCCTTTGACGACACCAACACGACTCGTCCGGCGTTCAAATCCCTTTCTGCCTTGGACCTGCTAGAGCATCGCAATCTCTCAGTTCGCTTTTTTAGATCGCAATGGCGGAAATCGAGACCCGTGGGCCGCAACTTGTGGCCGTTGGCATAACACTTGTCACGACCGCCGTCATAGCCACCGTCCTCCGATGCTACGTTCGACTCTTCCTCGTCAAGAACTTCGGAGTCGACGATTGGTGTATGCTTGGCGCTATTGTACGGCAACGCCCTCGGTACAGGCTTTCTTGGACCTTGATCTGACCCGTTCATTCACAGACAGGTTTTATTCTATTCGTTTCATGTGCGTTGACGGGCGTACACTATGGGACCGGTCGTCATCGAAAGGAcctcggcgatgaggatTGGGAGTCCGCTATGATGGTAACTCTCTCGCCGACTAACTCGGACACACGATGCTGAGGCGGAACATGCGCTGACAGGCAGCAGTATTGGTGGTACTGCTACCTTTGGTACTGTCTAGCAATGATCGCCTCGAAAATTTCCATCGGGTACTTCCTCCTGCGAATCACGGTCCGAAAGGTTGATGTCTGGATCATCTACATCGTCATGATGCTGACGGTCTGTACCGGCGTCGtgttcttcttcgtcacTCTCCTTCAATGCCAACCAATCTCCTATTTCTGGAACAAGAGGACGCAGGACGGCCATTGCGTTCCGATGGACGTAATCATCGCTCTCACCTACCTTTACAGTGCCTTCAGCGTCATCTGCGACTTCACGTTTGCCATTCTGCCCATTGTCCTTATCTGGAACTTGAAGATGGACAAGAAGACAAAGCTGGCGCTTGTGCCAATCATGGCCATGGCCTGCATGTCAGTTTGGCTTTTCTGTCTTTTGGTACTTGGGCAACAGGTTGACTCTTTCTACAGTGCCAGCGCTGCTGTCGTCGTTCGCATGCCGTTCGTCAAGGACTTCAAGAACCCTGACTTTCTCTGTGAGTCTGGTTCCACTCCATGGCCCCCCATCGTGATCGAATTTAAGTTTGTTGGTCGCTGACTCGCGCAACTGCAGATGCAACCGTAGACATCGCAATCTGGTCCACCACCGAACAGGGTCTAGCGATCACCGCAGGCAGCCTTGCAACCCTCCGCCCACTATTCCGGCTTGTAGGATACCGACTTGGCTTCACCTCCATGGGTGCCTCCCAGCTCCACGACTCAGAACGTGGTGCCCCCTCCGCCATGGGCGGCAAGATAAAGAACGCCAGCAATGGCAGCTCAGGCCACCAACGACGTGGGCCATTCAGCCTCACCACCTTCATGGCCaaagacgacgtcgacagcCACGAGATGGGTAGCAATGAGTCAGGCCAGAGTCAACAACAGAGGTCGACAAGTAAGCGCGCTCGCGGTTGGGAATCGACAGGGAGGCCGGACAACGAAAGCGAAACTGAGCTCACATTTGAAGCTTCCAAAGACTCAGGAGGGAGCGACCGCGACAacattgtcgtcgtccagacGTTTTCCTTACGGGAAGACCGCGTGTAATATCGGTCCTATTTTGACCGCACCTAATGAACGTAATAATCAACCGCTTGATGACAGGGAAATAGGAAATAGCTTAGAGTACAACCGAACAAAAATATAGTCTGTCAAATCTACAGACTTGGTCCACCACCGACTATCTGCCCAAATTGTAGAAGAACAATGGGTTATTGACCTCTTCATATTTCTTGCCTTCTCTCGGCCACACTATCACTTTGATTCTGCAGTGCACACGGCTTCGTGTGGGTGCGATCAAGAAAGAAGGCGTCTCGACGTTGTAGCATCTCGGCCGCATAGATGTTCAGCTGGTCTTGGCGCCAACAACCTGTTGGGAGGCAGGGGGCGGTTGATTCAGCCCAGGGCATGTTCACGAGAATGGACTATCATGGACCATACATCATACGATTGGTTCTGCCCGAAGAGATCGCCGTTTTTCTTTTGTATGAGAAGCTCTTGAGTCGCTCTACTACTGTTCTTCTTCAATTGAACCCTCCCACCTGACTGTATCAGCCGAGGCAAAATATCTCGATAACGCCTCTCGATCAAGGCGGTTAGTGTTCTGCGATATCGAGTTCAATGACGAACGATTCCGCTAGGTTCGCCTTGAGAACCCCCAACTTACCTCGCTCGCGAAATGGAAAAAGTAGTGATTCGTTGCTCCAGGAGCTGCAAACCGCCTAGGCAGGCGTTAAGGTGTGCACGCCGTGGAACTAAAAGGACAGAAACAACACAGCAGCCGGTCAGGATTGTCATTTAAACAACAACGTTAACACAAGTGGCTGGCCGCTTTGATCATCTGTATTGCACCGCAGCATCATGACAACAATTACTGCGCTAAGTCGATCAAATGTGCAATCGATTGGGGCTTCAAGGGGGCCAACATTTACTCCGCCAGCCTCAGTCGTGTCGAGTACAATATAAACGGAATCCAACTGTGCGCGAAGCTGGAGTTTGTTCTCGAAGGTCGCTTCCAGCAGTTCCTTTCAACGAAAGAAAGTTGTGGGACGGTCTAATTTACCCCGTGCTGGAGATGAGTTGTTGGTTTCGAAGGGACTAGGGGGTAAACAGACAGCCTGACGATGAAGGCAGGGTTCTCCTGAGGTTCCAAGTTGGGGAACGGGTGTGATCGGTGGTTTTGCAACTACTGGAAGTATCGTGTTCTTGCCCGAGGCAGGGAATATGTGGTTGATATACGATTGACGGTATCTCCTCTTCGAGGGAGTCATTGGAAGCCTCGACTTGGATGAAAAGGGGCACTTTTGAAATTGgcttgatgctgctgctgccttgTCTAGGAACTAGACGTAGGGCGTGGTTCAGAACCTACGACTCCTCTTTCACCGCCGGATGATCAGATGTGATCTGGACCGACATTGCTGAAGGTTTGCTCTGACTAGGCCGGGATAGATCGTCGAGAGAAACCTGGCTGACGGGTGGTGATGGCATTGCCACAACAGTTTCGGTCTGATCAACCCTCTGATTCCGGGCAACAATTGCCAAGGAATTCCTCAACGCGTTCAGCTGAGCCTGAAAGTCAGCAAAGTCGCTCCCCGATGGACGTGTAGACCTCTGTTGCGACTGGCTGAATGCTGCTTGTTTGTACATTTTCAACTCAGCTTCAACCAGCGCTAGCCGCTTGGCCTGTTCGTTGTTGGTTTTAGTTTGAAAAGCGATGTGGTTGCTAAAGCGATATTCTAGCAATTGGATACGGCTATCGAGGCTCCCGAGGTGCTGATCCAGTGACGTTTTGCTGACTTCGACAAGTGTTCTACAGTTGTTGATCAAGGTTGTATTAACCGTGATTGACTCCTCCATTGTCTGGAGACGGGCCTCGAATTCGTCTTTGTACCAATGACTCGAAGAAGTCGTTTCAATTTTCTCAATACGCTCGTCGGCTTCTTTGGGGATCGATGGTGGTGCTGCCACTTGTTCTTCGACTTGGGTTTCCAGGGCGGACAGTCGGGATTCGATGCCTTCCTTGGTTTGCAACCAAATGCCAGCAGGATTCTCGAGTTTGGTTTCCAACTGTGACAGCCGAACCTCCGCGTCTTTTGTACTCTTCTCGTGGGTATGTT from Colletotrichum higginsianum IMI 349063 chromosome 4, whole genome shotgun sequence includes:
- a CDS encoding Six-hairpin glycosidase, whose product is MVRTIELYNEEFHIHVDRATGAVLEILDPRAEVPLNWVSSPANAPWQPLGSRWGLGFADLGANLLHRLFWNSPRIDTSLGRDITVATYHAGPLELVVRRHLNSRTQSFTETYEFRNQGTIPLNLSATGETSFAIYTPFNDHYTNTSDALRSRTHAHLWVNGGSSAWVKLSQMGGHGRDLGLVLTRGSLSGYSIESRDEVTHSNTRGVFLLHPSIPVLEPGQSSIIEWTLFWHNDWDNFFAQCARRSSQFIHFDIPKHTLVCGESVKVRMTGDAAAINSATTVNGQRVQQDGSSFAFFHHAGDMGQKTLRVITGQGGDQKESIVYLNTVPRFDDLIKRRIEFIVEKQQVRDADNLLHGAYVVYDNQAEAFPFYETQQDRNAGRERVGMGVLIGRWLKKTPESTLRGSFMAYYTFVCTKLQDDSGFVFDAPFGTGTYKNKRLYNWPWVLQLHLVAATIGIPAISGKSPITRFMETLERFYDEGGASLYAIGLPILEGLRALKAAGDEKSFNRAKNLFVSHGQKILQRGTNYPPFEVNFEQSIVAPAAIILLELYRATGDTIWLSAAKLQIEVLLRFAGKQPDYRLYDVSIRHWDGHWFGKDRTWGDTFPHYWSTLNAIALHHFSKVTGDVSYEDQSDGILRANFSLFTPEGRGSCAWIYPRSVNGQLAHYKDPYANDQDWALAHLLQIEDDNTWEEKGTIIL
- a CDS encoding Major facilitator superfamily transporter, with product MALNPDSVQTSKSTPTNDSGVQNANEKVVRVSDSETTQKIRHRILEERAGDRVAEKPYTNISSLWRRQTISHKPDEIATQPSVFDDPQLAVYFQPSENYENRHRFDPDFRWTWAEETPLVKKIDWRVTAWSCVAFFALDLDRSNISQANSDNFLDDLGLDTNDYNFGQTVFRVSFLLAELPSQLISKKIGPLALFWMANRLTDVIAPLLAYGLLRLRGYHGYEGWRWLFLLEGILTLVIGIWSVFIMVPSPTQTRAPWRPKGWFTEHEEKIMVTRILRDDPSKSDMHNRQAITFKMLWESLCDYDLWPIYIIGLTFGVPAGPPDQYLTLTLRQLGFDTFDTNLLSIPCQVTTTLNLTKDDTDVAVDMVLGENQSAGPAWRFRSVVALTMRDCPCGHTIRCQSMGLICIGDCAAVLPLAPSHIQSIISANIYRRDDRPQYRRGNRVLVGIASLNIVVYACAKFYYVWRNKQRDQIWDAMSPEERQRYLDTTTDKGSKRLDFRFVS
- a CDS encoding Integral membrane protein, with the protein product MAEIETRGPQLVAVGITLVTTAVIATVLRCYVRLFLVKNFGVDDWCMLGAITGFILFVSCALTGVHYGTGRHRKDLGDEDWESAMMYWWYCYLWYCLAMIASKISIGYFLLRITVRKVDVWIIYIVMMLTVCTGVVFFFVTLLQCQPISYFWNKRTQDGHCVPMDVIIALTYLYSAFSVICDFTFAILPIVLIWNLKMDKKTKLALVPIMAMACMSVWLFCLLVLGQQVDSFYSASAAVVVRMPFVKDFKNPDFLYATVDIAIWSTTEQGLAITAGSLATLRPLFRLVGYRLGFTSMGASQLHDSERGAPSAMGGKIKNASNGSSGHQRRGPFSLTTFMAKDDVDSHEMGSNESGQSQQQRSTSKRARGWESTGRPDNESETELTFEASKDSGGSDRDNIVVVQTFSLREDRV